The genomic window TCAGTTTTTACTCCAAAACTGTAAGGCGCTTAGGCTTAGTCACTTTAAGACTATTGAATTAAGACTATTGAAGCTGTATTTCCGCAATATGGGGTTTCATGGGTGCATTTATGCCATCGTTAACTCCCATTCCGCTTGAAATTGTTCTTTCTCCTCCTATGTTTTGAGGGTGTCTCAACTCCAATAAATTGCCTCATTTTTTAAAGGGGCTGACGCATACTGACACTCTGTCCGTTTTGCTGAAACAACTTATGAAAGTTGTCAGAGTTACATGTGACTATTATAATCATGTCCTAAATTGTTCGGGTGTAGTCTCTAAGAGAAAATGCGTGCTTTTCATTATAATTAGGTGCACATGCATCTTGACCAACTGTTTAAAGTAAATCGTAAATGGATAAAAATAAAAAGTTCACAGCCAGCGTTGCGCCCATGATGGATTGGAACGACTATCCAATAAAAACAATGGGTTAGGCGTCCTCGTGTGCAATCTGTGTGCAGTTCGAAAAAGTTTTGTGCCTAAAATTAGGCATTATTTGAGGGTAATTTGAGTGATGTGAAGTGACCTCAAATGAGGTCAGATTATCGGATGATTTTAAATACTTCGCCGCTCGTTTCGTCTCTATACATGTCAATGAATTCGCCATTGAAGTGATAGGCAAAATGCCGACCTTGCATGGGCACTCCAATCAAATCAGGCCAGAAAGCCGCGAGGCATAAACCGCCTTCATGTCTGACGCTTGGGTACAGAATACCAGATGAGCCGTTTCGTCGAAAGTCACGTGCGAGTGATTGAGAGGCGACATAGTCATCTGGTGCCAGGCACTGGGCATAATCTTTTCGGTCTGTGAGGTCGTGGAAGCTGTGGTCGACCTTGCCGATGAGTTCGCGGTATTGAGAGAACCATCCGGGCTCCTCTTCACTCGCACGGTAAATTTCTGAGCGATGATGCATTGTCTCAGCGAGAGCTGTCTCGGCTTTCTTCGCTGCATAGTAAGCACCAAAGGTGCCGTCGTGAAACCGACCCGCCCAATTTGGGCTGACGTGTGTGAAGGGTGCCATAACATATGAGGCTCCAGGGCCTGAAACACGCCGTTCTGGCGGGACAAGTGATAACTGCCCAATGACTTCGACAATCCGTGGATTGCTCTTGGCCTCCAGCGAGGCCAGAAGCTCCCAGTCTTCGGGGTCGGAGGT from Litorimonas taeanensis includes these protein-coding regions:
- a CDS encoding RES family NAD+ phosphorylase, coding for MRWSKAYRIISSIFPPIDLFEDTSDPEDWELLASLEAKSNPRIVEVIGQLSLVPPERRVSGPGASYVMAPFTHVSPNWAGRFHDGTFGAYYAAKKAETALAETMHHRSEIYRASEEEPGWFSQYRELIGKVDHSFHDLTDRKDYAQCLAPDDYVASQSLARDFRRNGSSGILYPSVRHEGGLCLAAFWPDLIGVPMQGRHFAYHFNGEFIDMYRDETSGEVFKIIR